In the genome of Thermococcus celericrescens, the window AAATAGGCAAGGAGACCATAAGCACCATGGAGGACTTTGAGCGCTCCATGGGGGATGTCGTCAGCCTTGCCCGCGAGGGCGGCCAGAAGGGACAGGAGGCCGTGGGCCAGATCGAGGAGATAAGGAATATGATGCTTATGATAGAGGAGACCGTCAAGGGCGTCGCTGAGATGGGTAAGAACATCGCCAACATCACCAACGTTATCACGGGCATTGCCGAGCAGACCAACCTCCTGGCGTTAAACGCGGCAATTGAAGCCGCCCGCGCCGGCGAGGCAGGAAAGGGCTTCGCAGTTGTCGCCGAGGAGATTAGGAACCTCGCAGAGGAGAGCAAGAACGCCGCCGACGACATACGCAACATTGTGAGCCAGATTATGGAGAAGATACAGGAGAGCGTGGAGGTCACGGGCAAGAGCGTGGAAACTGTCTCCAACTCAACGGAGGTTCTCAAGGAGAGCGTTTCGTACCTCACCCACATAGCCGAACTGATGGCCGAGATGGAGGTTAAGGCCAACGAGCTCAAGAGCAAGGTGCTCGAAGAGGGCGAAAAGATAGACGAGGGCCTGCGCTTCCTGGAGAACCTCGCCGCCAGTGCAGAGGAGACAACCGCGGCGGCTGAAGAGGTCAGTGCCGCTGCGGAGGAGCAGACCTCCGCACTTGAGGAGGTCAAGGTGGCCATCACCGACTTTGAGCGGGTTGTGCAGGAGCTCGTGGAAGTTACCAACAAGTTCAAGGTCTGATTTTTCTATCTTTTGATTGCATCTCCTACATTTTTCTCCCGAAAACTCGCCCTTTTCTCGTTCTTAAGTGGGTCGTTCCAGGCACGTTCTTCGAGTGACACCCAAATATTGTAGGACCACCGATGGTGAGTCAGTCCACCCAGCTCCGCTCTCTGTATCTTCCCCTGCTCTCGATTTCTTCTATCTTCGCCTTTATTTCCTCGGCCTTCTCCTCACCCCTGACCTCGGCGTAGCCCTCCAGAACCGCCTCAAACCCCCTCTCGAACCAGGTGTAGTGGGTGCTCTCCATGGCGCGTTTGAGGAGGTGCAGGTCGACGCCCTGGGCCTCCAGGGTGGGGTCAAAGTCCGCCAGGCCAAAATCTATCAGGTAAACCTTTCCCTCCCGGAGTATCATGTTGGAGGTCGTCAGGTCACCGTGCACTATGCCCGCCTCGTGAAGCTTTCCAATCTGTCTTCCAATCTCGCGGCAGAGGGGAAGCCTTTTCTCTATTGGAATCTCCTCGAGGTGCTCCTTCAGTCTCTCCCCGCCGATGAACTCCATCGCAATTACCATGTCCCTCAGATTGACCTCGTAAACGTGGGGACAGTTCACACCGAACTCTTTGGCCCGGTGAAGAACCCTTGCCTCTCTAACCGTTCTCTCCTTCCTCAGCTTCTCATCGATCTCCCTTATGCGGTAGCGCTTTGGAATCCTGTGCTTGACGATTACCGTTTCGCCGGGAATGAGTTCCGCCCCGAAATACTCGCCGAATTCAGAGATGTATATCTTGGCCTCCGCGCCCTGCTTTATCATCCTCACCTCATCCACCCGCTCCCAGTTGTGCGCTGGGGTTTTAGGCCTTTCCCCCATTTCTAGGAGAAATTTTTGTCATTTTTCCAAAATTTATCGCATTAATTGAAATTTTTGACCCAAAAACTTATATGCAGTGCTGACGAAGCGTTTTTGCAAAAAGGAATCTGATAGGAGGAATGTCAAATGGCACAGCTTAGCGGACAGCCGGTTGTTATTCTGCCTGAGGGGACTCAGAGGTACGTTGGAAGGGACGCCCAGAGGCTCAACATTCTCGCCGCGAGGATAATCGCGGAGACTGTTAGAACGACCCTCGGCCCGAAGGGCATGGACAAGATGCTCGTGGACAGCCTCGGTGACGTTGTTGTCACCAACGATGGAGCCACGATCCTCGACAGGATAGACCTTCAGCACCCAGCCGCGAAGATGATGGTTGAGGTTGCTAAGACCCAGGATAAGGAGGCCGGTGATGGAACCACTACCGCCGTTGTCATCGCTGGCGAGCTTCTCAGGAAGGCTGAAGAATTACTCGACCAGAACATCCACCCCAGCATCATCGTTAAGGGTTACACCATGGCCGCCGAGAAGGCCCAGGAGATACTCGAGGACATCGCCATAGAGGTCACCCCGGATGACGAAGAGACCCTCATGAGGATAGCCATGACCTCGATAACCGGCAAGAACGCCGAGAGCCACAAGGAGCTCTTCGCCAGGCTTGCCGTTGATGCCGTCAGGCAGGTCGCCGAGAAGAAGGACGGAAAGTTCGCCGTGGACATCGACAACATCAAGATTGAGAAGAAGGCCGGCGAGAGCGTCGAGGAGAGCGAGCTCGTTCGCGGTGTCGTCATCGACAAGGAGCGCGTCCACCCCAGGATGCCAAAGAGGGTTGAGGGTGCCAAGATCGCTCTCATCAATGAGGCCCTTGAGGTCAAGAAGACCGAGACCGACGCGAAGATAAACATCACCAGCCCCGACCAGCTCATGAGCTTCCTTGAGCAGGAGGAGAAGATGCTCAAGGAGATGGTCGACCAGATCGCCGCCACCGGTGCGAACGTTCTCTTCGTCCAGAAGGGCATCGACGACCTCGCCCAGCACTACCTCGCCAAGTACGGCATCCTCGCCGTCAGGCGCGTTAAGAAGAGCGACATGGAGAAGCTCGCGAAAGCTACTGGCGCCAAGGTCGTTACCAACGTTAAGGACCTCACCGCCGAGGACCTCGGCCACGCCGACCTCGTTGAGGAGCGCAAGATTGCCGGCGAGAGCATGATCTTCGTCGAGGGCTGCAAGAACCCGAAGGCCGTCACGATACTCATCAGGGGCGGCACCGAGCACGTCATCGACGAGGTTGAGCGCGCCCTTGAGGACGCCATCAAGGTTGTCAAGGACGTCATGGAAGATGGCTACGTCCTTCCGGCCGGAGGTGCTGGCGAGATAGAGCTCAGCATCAAGCTCGACGAGTACGCCAAGCAGGTTGGCGGCAAGGAGGCTCTCGCCATCGAGAACTTCGCCGATGCCCTCAAGATAATCCCGAAGACCCTCGCAGAAAATGCTGGCCTCGACACCGTCGAGATGCTCGTCAAGGTAATCAGCGAGCACAAGAACAGGGGCAGGGCCATAGGCATCGACATCTTTGAGGGAGAGCCGGCCGACATGCTCGCCAAGGGCATCATCGAGCCGCTCCGCGTCAAGAAGCAGGCCATCAAGAGCGCCAGCGAGGCTGCCATAATGATCCTCAGGATCGACGACGTCATCGCCGCCAAGATAAGCAAGCCCGAAGGCGGCCAGGGTGGAATGCCCGGCGGCATGGGTGGAATGGGCGGCATGGACATGGGCATGTGATGCCCTCTATTCTCTTTCCTTATACTCAATCTTGTACCAAAAGGTTTTATTTTGGAATCCATCTATCCTTATGGGAGTGAGAGTTCACCGGAGGTGAGAGTATGGGGCTTGGTCTGTGGTTCAGAACTGGTCTGCTGATGGCCGTGCTGACCGGGTTACTGATGGCCATCGGCTACGCCTTTGGAGGCCCCAACGTGGCTTTCATGATGTTTCTGTTCTCAATGGTCTTCAACTTCATAACCTACTGGTACAGCGATAGAATCGTCCTGAGCTGGTACCGCGCGAGGATAGTTGACGAGTTCGAGGCCCCGGAGCTCTACGCCATAGTAAGAAAGCTCGCCGAGAACGCGGGCCTGCCGATGCCAAGGGTAGCCATAATCCCCAGCGAGACACCAAACGCGTTCGCCACCGGAAGGGATC includes:
- the thsB gene encoding thermosome subunit beta: MAQLSGQPVVILPEGTQRYVGRDAQRLNILAARIIAETVRTTLGPKGMDKMLVDSLGDVVVTNDGATILDRIDLQHPAAKMMVEVAKTQDKEAGDGTTTAVVIAGELLRKAEELLDQNIHPSIIVKGYTMAAEKAQEILEDIAIEVTPDDEETLMRIAMTSITGKNAESHKELFARLAVDAVRQVAEKKDGKFAVDIDNIKIEKKAGESVEESELVRGVVIDKERVHPRMPKRVEGAKIALINEALEVKKTETDAKINITSPDQLMSFLEQEEKMLKEMVDQIAATGANVLFVQKGIDDLAQHYLAKYGILAVRRVKKSDMEKLAKATGAKVVTNVKDLTAEDLGHADLVEERKIAGESMIFVEGCKNPKAVTILIRGGTEHVIDEVERALEDAIKVVKDVMEDGYVLPAGGAGEIELSIKLDEYAKQVGGKEALAIENFADALKIIPKTLAENAGLDTVEMLVKVISEHKNRGRAIGIDIFEGEPADMLAKGIIEPLRVKKQAIKSASEAAIMILRIDDVIAAKISKPEGGQGGMPGGMGGMGGMDMGM
- a CDS encoding M48 family metalloprotease, with amino-acid sequence MGLGLWFRTGLLMAVLTGLLMAIGYAFGGPNVAFMMFLFSMVFNFITYWYSDRIVLSWYRARIVDEFEAPELYAIVRKLAENAGLPMPRVAIIPSETPNAFATGRDPKHAVVAVTTGLLRILDRDELEGVIGHELTHIKNRDMLIGTFAAALAGAIVQLAYWARWIAIFGGFGRDEDDAGNVLTAILIAVLAPI
- a CDS encoding Kae1-associated kinase Bud32 gives rise to the protein MRMIKQGAEAKIYISEFGEYFGAELIPGETVIVKHRIPKRYRIREIDEKLRKERTVREARVLHRAKEFGVNCPHVYEVNLRDMVIAMEFIGGERLKEHLEEIPIEKRLPLCREIGRQIGKLHEAGIVHGDLTTSNMILREGKVYLIDFGLADFDPTLEAQGVDLHLLKRAMESTHYTWFERGFEAVLEGYAEVRGEEKAEEIKAKIEEIESRGRYRERSWVD
- a CDS encoding methyl-accepting chemotaxis protein: MDKKTAVILSPVVAFIFTLVPSAVFGPLAGLVGGAVGVLVAFAITSSVTKEKEIPPDVMKYKREIEAQIDAIVRILDRIAGGDLSVEDVELTGHLEDIRHAIEKMRRNLRDMVIEIQEAAGVVGERSQLVRENVEQISEAIQQVAEAINQVSIEAQREQENINHMTETMRYIDEIGKETISTMEDFERSMGDVVSLAREGGQKGQEAVGQIEEIRNMMLMIEETVKGVAEMGKNIANITNVITGIAEQTNLLALNAAIEAARAGEAGKGFAVVAEEIRNLAEESKNAADDIRNIVSQIMEKIQESVEVTGKSVETVSNSTEVLKESVSYLTHIAELMAEMEVKANELKSKVLEEGEKIDEGLRFLENLAASAEETTAAAEEVSAAAEEQTSALEEVKVAITDFERVVQELVEVTNKFKV